One window of Hujiaoplasma nucleasis genomic DNA carries:
- the kce gene encoding 3-keto-5-aminohexanoate cleavage enzyme: MDKLIITCAISGAEVMKEHNPAVPYSVEEMVEQARGAYEAGASIIHLHARYDDGRPTQDKDRYDEIIQAIKKACPDLIIQVSTGGAVGMSRQERSSVLDLKPEMATLDCGTLNFGGDDIFVNTENDIIYFANKMNEYHVMYEMECFEKGHIDMTKRLIKKDIIKAHYHYSFVLGVNGGMTGEERDFHFLRESLPEGATYSVAGIGRYEFPLADLSVKYGGHVRVGLEDNIYLEKGVLAKSNADLVRKVVEIAKKYNREIASPSEARQILGME, encoded by the coding sequence ATGGATAAATTAATTATTACATGCGCTATTTCGGGCGCTGAAGTTATGAAAGAGCATAACCCTGCAGTACCTTATAGTGTTGAAGAAATGGTTGAACAAGCTAGAGGTGCTTATGAAGCAGGGGCTTCAATCATTCATTTACATGCAAGATATGATGATGGAAGACCTACCCAAGATAAAGACAGATATGATGAGATTATCCAAGCCATAAAAAAAGCTTGTCCGGATTTAATTATTCAAGTTTCAACGGGTGGAGCTGTTGGAATGTCAAGACAAGAAAGATCTTCTGTTTTAGATTTAAAACCAGAAATGGCAACCTTAGATTGTGGAACTTTAAATTTTGGTGGCGATGATATATTTGTTAATACTGAGAATGATATTATCTATTTTGCTAATAAAATGAATGAATATCATGTGATGTATGAAATGGAATGTTTTGAAAAAGGTCATATAGATATGACAAAAAGGTTAATAAAAAAAGATATTATTAAAGCTCATTACCATTATTCGTTTGTGTTGGGTGTTAACGGTGGAATGACTGGTGAAGAAAGAGATTTTCATTTTCTAAGAGAATCATTACCTGAAGGAGCCACATATTCAGTGGCTGGCATTGGAAGATATGAGTTTCCTTTGGCGGACTTATCGGTTAAATATGGTGGACATGTTAGAGTTGGTTTGGAAGATAATATATATTTAGAAAAAGGTGTTTTAGCTAAATCAAACGCTGATTTAGTTCGTAAGGTTGTTGAAATAGCAAAAAAATATAATAGAGAGATAGCTAGTCCTAGTGAGGCTAGACAAATACTTGGAATGGAGTAA
- the glmS gene encoding methylaspartate mutase subunit S: MLKTIVIGVIGADVHAVGNKIIEYTLVNSGYNVVNIGVLSSQEDFINAAIETDADLIMVSSLYGHGEIDCRGMREKCIESGIEDILLYVGGNIVVGKQDFDEVKERFNEMGFNRVYPPGTSIDEALEDIKEDLGE; encoded by the coding sequence ATTTTGAAAACAATCGTAATAGGCGTCATTGGCGCCGATGTACATGCTGTGGGAAACAAAATCATTGAATATACCCTTGTTAACTCAGGGTATAATGTTGTAAACATTGGGGTGCTTTCATCTCAAGAGGATTTTATTAATGCTGCTATTGAAACTGATGCTGACTTAATTATGGTTTCTTCTTTATACGGCCATGGTGAGATTGACTGTAGGGGAATGAGAGAAAAATGTATTGAGTCTGGAATCGAAGACATATTATTATATGTTGGCGGTAATATTGTTGTTGGTAAACAAGACTTTGATGAAGTAAAAGAAAGATTTAATGAAATGGGATTTAATAGGGTATATCCTCCAGGTACATCTATTGATGAAGCCTTAGAGGACATTAAAGAAGATTTGGGAGAGTAA
- the kamA gene encoding lysine 2,3-aminomutase, whose product MKKITNDSYLDRKAKYFPNVSDKDWKDWHWQVRNRIQSIEELEKYVTLNEDEKLHIHEVLKKFRMAITPYYFALADINNPDCPIRKQAIPSLNEVHVGKNDMVDPLAEDTDSPVEGLTHRYPDRVLFLITDMCSMYCRHCTRRRFAGQSDQRMPKERIDKAIEYIRQNKEVRDVLLSGGDALLVSDSLLEDIIKRLREIDHVEIIRLGTRTPVVLPQRITEDFVNMLKKYHPIWLNTHFNHYDEITIESKEAIERLANAGIPLGNQSVLLKGINDSVDIMKTLVQRLVMMRVRPYYIYQCDLSLGIEHFRTPVSKGIEIIEGLRGHTSGFAVPTFVVDAPGGGGKIPVMPNYVISQGPGKIVLRNYEGVISTYSEPTSEYINRDAYKSVEGVSSLLAGKQISLEPKELKRKKRTLKES is encoded by the coding sequence ATGAAAAAAATTACAAACGATTCATACTTAGATAGAAAAGCCAAGTATTTTCCTAATGTAAGTGATAAAGATTGGAAGGATTGGCATTGGCAAGTTAGAAATAGAATTCAATCCATAGAAGAGTTAGAAAAATATGTGACTTTAAACGAAGATGAAAAACTTCATATTCATGAAGTTTTAAAGAAATTTAGAATGGCAATCACCCCTTATTATTTTGCTTTAGCAGATATTAATAATCCTGATTGCCCTATTAGAAAGCAAGCTATCCCTTCGTTAAATGAAGTACATGTCGGAAAAAATGATATGGTAGATCCTTTAGCTGAAGATACAGATTCGCCTGTAGAAGGCTTAACACATCGCTACCCTGATCGCGTTTTGTTTTTAATTACAGATATGTGTTCTATGTATTGTAGACATTGCACTCGAAGAAGATTCGCTGGACAATCAGATCAAAGAATGCCTAAAGAAAGAATTGATAAAGCTATAGAGTATATTCGTCAAAATAAAGAAGTTCGCGACGTCTTATTATCAGGTGGAGATGCTTTGTTGGTAAGTGACTCTTTATTAGAAGATATTATTAAAAGATTAAGAGAAATCGACCATGTTGAGATTATTCGCTTAGGGACTAGGACACCTGTAGTTCTTCCGCAAAGAATTACAGAGGATTTTGTAAATATGTTAAAGAAATACCATCCAATATGGTTGAATACACATTTTAATCATTATGATGAAATCACTATTGAAAGCAAAGAAGCCATTGAACGTTTAGCCAATGCTGGTATACCTTTAGGAAATCAGTCAGTTTTATTGAAAGGTATTAATGATTCTGTAGATATTATGAAAACTTTAGTTCAACGTTTAGTAATGATGAGGGTCAGACCATATTATATCTACCAATGTGATTTATCTTTGGGTATTGAACATTTTAGAACTCCAGTATCTAAGGGTATTGAAATTATTGAAGGTTTAAGAGGTCATACATCAGGATTCGCTGTGCCTACTTTTGTTGTGGATGCACCAGGTGGTGGTGGAAAAATTCCTGTCATGCCTAATTATGTGATTTCTCAAGGGCCAGGCAAGATTGTATTAAGAAATTATGAAGGTGTGATTTCAACTTATTCTGAACCAACAAGTGAATATATAAATCGTGATGCATATAAGTCTGTAGAAGGTGTTTCATCTTTACTTGCTGGCAAACAAATATCATTAGAACCAAAAGAATTGAAAAGGAAGAAAAGAACATTAAAAGAATCATAG
- the glmL gene encoding methylaspartate mutase accessory protein GlmL, protein MSNYLLVDFGSTFTKLCAVDIDNEKIIGTSAHYTTVLEDISIGYHNALNLLYDKLGKKIEFEQVIACSSAAGGLKMAAIGLVEELTVEAAKRVCLGAGAKVDLVFSHHLTRSDIKKIKEDNIDIILLSGGADGGNRENVIYNAQLLGEAGVDIPIIYAGNKSAEDNIIDIFDKYHLDGYICDNVMPKINKLNPKCARNKIRELFLKKIIEAKGIKKIESDIDKVILPTPNAVLQAAELLSEGYLEEKGLGDLVLVDIGGATTDLYSMCFATNRSDVVLHGLEEPYAKRTVEGDLGMRYSAPGIVKSLSQREIEFINREKKIDIIKEVNERYQNVHKLPHDERDAFIDQFLAEMCAYRAMHRHVGKIHEVMTPMGKVFNQTGKDLTNVSYLIGTGGVIINSLNQKDILRQMTNILNDSSQLRPEHPEYLVDQQYILAPMGLLSQTHPKLALKLMKENLKELR, encoded by the coding sequence ATGTCAAACTATTTATTAGTAGACTTTGGATCAACCTTTACAAAATTATGCGCTGTTGATATTGATAATGAAAAGATTATTGGAACTTCAGCACATTACACTACAGTCTTAGAAGATATCTCTATTGGTTATCATAATGCATTAAATCTTTTGTATGATAAGTTAGGAAAAAAAATAGAATTTGAACAAGTTATTGCTTGTTCTTCTGCAGCTGGCGGCCTAAAAATGGCCGCTATTGGTCTTGTTGAAGAATTAACAGTAGAAGCTGCCAAACGTGTTTGTTTAGGGGCTGGTGCTAAAGTAGATTTGGTTTTTTCACATCATTTAACAAGAAGTGATATTAAAAAAATAAAGGAAGACAATATTGATATTATTCTTCTATCAGGTGGAGCCGATGGTGGAAATCGAGAGAATGTTATTTATAATGCTCAACTCTTAGGTGAAGCGGGTGTAGATATCCCTATTATTTATGCAGGGAATAAATCGGCCGAAGATAATATCATAGATATATTTGATAAATACCATTTAGATGGTTATATTTGTGACAATGTCATGCCTAAAATCAATAAATTAAACCCTAAATGTGCTAGAAATAAAATTAGAGAATTATTCTTAAAGAAAATTATTGAAGCCAAGGGTATTAAAAAAATTGAATCAGATATTGATAAAGTCATTTTGCCAACACCTAATGCTGTATTGCAGGCAGCTGAATTATTATCTGAAGGTTATCTTGAAGAAAAAGGTCTAGGAGATCTTGTTTTAGTTGATATCGGTGGTGCGACAACGGATTTATATTCGATGTGTTTTGCGACCAATCGTTCAGATGTCGTTTTACACGGCCTTGAAGAACCTTATGCTAAAAGAACTGTAGAAGGTGATTTAGGTATGAGATATTCTGCACCAGGCATCGTAAAAAGTTTATCTCAAAGAGAAATTGAATTTATCAATAGAGAAAAAAAGATTGATATAATTAAGGAAGTTAATGAAAGATATCAAAATGTCCATAAATTACCTCATGATGAAAGAGATGCTTTTATCGATCAATTTTTAGCTGAAATGTGTGCATATAGAGCCATGCATAGACATGTTGGAAAGATTCATGAAGTGATGACACCTATGGGTAAAGTATTTAACCAAACAGGAAAAGATTTAACCAATGTATCTTACTTAATTGGTACGGGTGGAGTTATTATCAATTCATTAAATCAAAAAGATATCTTGAGACAAATGACCAATATTTTAAATGATTCAAGTCAATTAAGACCAGAACATCCTGAATATTTGGTTGATCAACAATATATATTGGCACCTATGGGACTGTTATCTCAAACACACCCTAAATTAGCTTTGAAATTAATGAAAGAGAACCTTAAGGAGTTAAGATAA
- the kamE gene encoding lysine 5,6-aminomutase subunit beta produces the protein MKIKPYGDTLNDGSIQMSFTLPMSLSAKAVQTAKEIGKQMNLVDPSVVHAESVGDNFSFFIVYGQTKAIVDIDKIKVVEIQKTEHSKSDIEKLIKDNFDEEIVIIGASTGTDAHTVGIDAIMNMKGFDGHYGLERYAGIRAINLGSQVTNEDFVKIARQEKAKVLLVSQTVTQKDVHLKNLIELVELLESEGMRKDVLLIAGGARITHELAKELGYDAGFGPGSYAEDVASFAVTELIKRRG, from the coding sequence ATGAAAATTAAACCTTATGGAGATACATTGAATGATGGTTCAATTCAAATGAGTTTCACACTTCCTATGTCCTTATCTGCCAAGGCTGTTCAAACTGCCAAGGAGATTGGTAAGCAAATGAATTTGGTTGATCCTTCTGTGGTACATGCTGAAAGTGTTGGTGATAATTTTTCCTTTTTTATCGTCTACGGTCAAACAAAAGCAATTGTTGATATAGATAAAATAAAGGTTGTAGAAATCCAAAAAACTGAGCATTCAAAGTCGGATATAGAGAAACTAATAAAAGATAATTTTGATGAAGAAATAGTTATTATCGGAGCTTCTACTGGAACAGATGCCCATACCGTTGGAATAGATGCTATAATGAATATGAAAGGTTTTGATGGTCATTATGGTTTGGAAAGATATGCTGGGATAAGGGCTATCAATTTAGGTTCGCAAGTGACCAATGAAGATTTTGTTAAAATCGCTCGACAAGAAAAAGCAAAAGTTTTATTGGTGTCACAAACGGTGACTCAAAAAGACGTGCATTTAAAGAATTTAATTGAACTTGTTGAACTCTTAGAATCTGAAGGTATGAGAAAAGATGTTTTACTAATCGCTGGAGGTGCAAGAATTACTCATGAACTTGCAAAAGAATTAGGTTATGATGCGGGTTTTGGACCGGGTTCTTATGCGGAAGATGTCGCAAGTTTTGCAGTAACTGAACTTATCAAAAGGAGAGGGTAA
- the kamB gene encoding lysine 5,6-aminomutase reactivase subunit KamB, producing the protein MGNAKNAGKTTVLNSIVSHSQKPLIITSIGLDGEAIDQVTFLEKPQIDVRINDIVVSAKDTLKAFEASYEIIEETQMFTAVGPIVICKITKPGKVLVAGPSLVDDMQVLVDRLMDQYDHRILIDGAFFRQSFAKVSDASIFVVGANDSVDMELTIDHAYYAYKKLVLSKIKKEYHVFNHVENIAVLEHNHIKVLNYDSILGNVDRLFNEINDNTKAVYFPKTLTDEFVSKWTSTYHKLNFDIVVKSGVHIQLNQTNLKNIFKMDHDIFVINPIEVCGVCINPYSPRGYTYDPIEFKKVLSKKLKRDVINVKEDDASE; encoded by the coding sequence GTGGGAAATGCTAAAAATGCGGGTAAAACAACGGTTTTAAATTCTATTGTTTCACATAGCCAAAAACCTTTAATTATTACTTCTATTGGTTTAGATGGAGAGGCAATAGATCAGGTTACATTTTTAGAAAAACCACAAATAGATGTAAGAATAAATGATATTGTTGTTAGTGCTAAAGACACTTTAAAAGCTTTTGAAGCTTCTTATGAAATTATTGAAGAAACACAGATGTTTACAGCCGTTGGACCCATAGTAATATGCAAAATTACAAAGCCAGGAAAAGTATTGGTTGCTGGTCCTTCATTGGTTGATGATATGCAGGTTTTGGTTGATAGATTAATGGATCAATATGACCATAGAATCTTAATTGATGGTGCTTTTTTTAGGCAAAGTTTTGCAAAAGTATCTGATGCAAGTATTTTTGTGGTAGGCGCAAATGATTCAGTAGATATGGAACTAACCATAGACCATGCATATTATGCCTATAAAAAATTAGTTTTATCAAAAATTAAAAAAGAATATCACGTCTTTAATCATGTTGAAAATATAGCTGTTTTAGAACACAATCACATAAAAGTATTAAATTATGATTCAATCTTAGGTAATGTTGATCGCTTATTTAATGAAATTAACGACAATACAAAAGCTGTATATTTTCCTAAAACATTAACTGATGAATTTGTCTCTAAATGGACATCTACCTATCATAAACTTAATTTTGATATTGTTGTAAAATCTGGTGTTCATATACAATTGAATCAAACGAATTTAAAAAATATTTTTAAAATGGATCACGATATATTTGTAATTAATCCTATAGAAGTATGTGGTGTATGTATCAATCCGTATTCACCAAGAGGATATACATATGATCCTATTGAATTTAAAAAAGTTCTATCAAAAAAATTAAAACGTGATGTGATTAACGTAAAAGAGGATGATGCAAGTGAATAA
- a CDS encoding methylaspartate mutase subunit E yields MKLKNKKIDLKDFFKEREEVLQSWKTGSDFELDLEEAVKYLKGVPSYKNFAFVLNKAKEHGETLIQPRAGVPELGEHIKLLQYLEKSGADFLPSTIDSYTRQNRYIEAEKGLDESVVKHRALLNGFPAVNHGVKSCKQVLESVNVPIEARHGTPDARLLSEIIHASGWTSNEGGGISYNIPYAKSIPLEVSIRNWQYCDRLVGYYEEQGIKINREPFGPLTGTLVPPCISNTVMIIEALLAAEQGVKNITVGYGMGGNLIQDVAAVNTLYYQTKEYLDKYGYKDMEISTVFHQWMGGFPADEAEAMALISYSSTVAALSKATKLITKSPHESMGIPTMEANGLGVKASKFIVKMLKDQKITRSADLDDEMELIRREVDCLMDAVYKVGEGDLAVGTVRAFEQGLLDIPFAPSQYNAGKIFPARDNDGRIRILEFGSLAMSQDIKDFHYEKIKARADSENRKISFQLTVDDVYSVSKGALIGRPLK; encoded by the coding sequence ATGAAACTAAAAAATAAGAAAATTGATTTAAAAGATTTTTTTAAAGAAAGAGAAGAAGTCTTACAAAGTTGGAAAACTGGATCAGATTTTGAACTTGATTTAGAAGAAGCTGTTAAGTATTTAAAAGGTGTTCCTAGTTATAAAAATTTTGCCTTTGTTTTAAATAAAGCGAAAGAACATGGAGAAACCTTAATACAACCAAGAGCTGGTGTTCCAGAACTTGGAGAACATATCAAATTGTTACAGTATTTGGAAAAATCAGGTGCTGATTTTTTACCGAGCACGATTGATTCTTATACTAGACAAAATCGTTATATTGAAGCTGAAAAAGGTTTGGATGAATCTGTTGTTAAACATCGAGCTTTATTAAATGGGTTCCCAGCTGTTAATCATGGCGTTAAATCTTGTAAACAAGTATTAGAATCAGTAAATGTACCTATTGAAGCTAGACATGGTACACCAGATGCTAGATTATTATCAGAAATTATCCATGCTTCTGGCTGGACATCTAATGAAGGCGGAGGAATTTCCTATAACATTCCTTATGCAAAATCAATTCCTTTAGAAGTATCCATTAGAAATTGGCAATATTGTGACCGTTTGGTTGGTTATTATGAAGAACAAGGAATAAAAATCAATAGAGAACCTTTTGGTCCACTAACAGGGACTTTAGTCCCTCCTTGTATCTCAAATACGGTTATGATTATTGAGGCTTTACTTGCGGCTGAACAAGGTGTGAAGAATATTACTGTTGGTTATGGTATGGGCGGTAATTTAATTCAAGATGTAGCTGCTGTTAATACCTTATATTATCAAACCAAAGAATATTTAGATAAATATGGCTATAAAGACATGGAAATATCTACTGTATTTCATCAATGGATGGGTGGGTTCCCTGCAGATGAAGCTGAAGCTATGGCTTTGATTTCATATAGTTCAACAGTAGCTGCTTTATCTAAAGCGACAAAATTGATTACTAAATCTCCTCATGAATCTATGGGTATTCCAACTATGGAAGCTAATGGTTTAGGGGTGAAAGCATCAAAGTTTATCGTAAAAATGTTAAAAGACCAAAAAATAACGCGTTCAGCTGATCTTGATGATGAAATGGAATTAATAAGAAGAGAAGTTGATTGTTTGATGGATGCTGTTTACAAAGTAGGTGAAGGTGACCTAGCTGTAGGAACAGTAAGAGCCTTTGAACAAGGTTTATTAGATATTCCGTTTGCTCCTAGTCAATACAATGCTGGTAAGATTTTCCCAGCTAGGGATAATGATGGGCGTATTCGAATCTTAGAATTTGGTTCTTTAGCCATGAGTCAAGATATTAAAGATTTCCATTATGAAAAAATAAAAGCAAGAGCTGATTCAGAAAATAGAAAAATTTCTTTCCAATTAACGGTAGATGATGTATATTCTGTCAGTAAAGGTGCTTTAATAGGAAGGCCACTCAAGTGA
- the kal gene encoding 3-aminobutyryl-CoA ammonia lyase: protein MKTTLKLRMSSHDAHYGGNLVDGARILALFGDAATELLVRNDGDEGLFRAYEKVDFLAPVYAGDFLEVEAVILSQGNTSRKMEFKCYKIISPRTDISESACDVLKERILTTYALGTCIVPKEKQRNG, encoded by the coding sequence ATGAAAACTACTTTAAAATTAAGAATGTCGAGTCATGATGCTCATTATGGGGGTAATTTAGTTGATGGCGCTAGAATATTAGCTTTATTTGGTGATGCTGCAACTGAATTATTGGTTAGAAATGATGGTGATGAAGGCTTATTTAGGGCTTATGAAAAAGTTGATTTTTTAGCACCTGTTTATGCTGGAGATTTTCTTGAAGTTGAAGCTGTAATTTTATCTCAAGGGAATACATCAAGAAAAATGGAATTTAAATGTTATAAAATCATTAGTCCAAGAACAGATATATCAGAGTCTGCTTGTGATGTTTTAAAAGAGAGAATATTAACAACTTATGCCTTAGGAACCTGCATTGTGCCAAAGGAGAAACAAAGAAATGGATAA
- a CDS encoding cob(I)yrinic acid a,c-diamide adenosyltransferase, translating to MAVTRLEQISTKKGDSGKSKNYNDDAFSKDDPLFETLGTIDELSSFLGLTYHEAKLPIIKTVQENLQTINSMIATNPRSDLYQRIKYITDMDIEFIEDHIQATLNSYPSNDTFYLPGTEKTKVGAYFDVCRTIARRAERRLITFVKSHRRKDLSYAQKYINRLSDLLFVLSLKDSEF from the coding sequence ATGGCTGTCACTAGATTAGAACAAATTTCTACAAAAAAAGGTGATTCTGGAAAATCAAAGAATTATAATGATGATGCTTTTAGTAAAGACGACCCTTTGTTTGAAACTTTAGGTACCATTGATGAACTAAGTTCGTTTTTAGGTTTAACTTATCATGAGGCTAAATTACCTATTATTAAAACTGTTCAAGAAAACCTACAAACCATTAATTCAATGATTGCGACCAATCCAAGATCTGATTTATATCAAAGAATTAAATATATCACTGATATGGATATTGAATTCATTGAGGACCATATCCAAGCAACATTAAATTCTTACCCATCAAATGATACTTTTTACTTACCTGGAACTGAAAAAACGAAAGTAGGAGCTTATTTTGATGTCTGTAGGACCATTGCTAGAAGAGCGGAAAGAAGATTAATTACTTTTGTGAAAAGTCACCGAAGAAAAGATTTGTCATATGCTCAAAAATATATTAATAGATTAAGCGATTTATTATTTGTCTTGAGTTTAAAAGATAGTGAATTTTAG
- the kamD gene encoding lysine 5,6-aminomutase subunit alpha produces MQVNKLKLNQNIIDSSRKYAGLIAKDVQSYIDLHSTVSVERTVLRLLGVDGVDLYDVPLMNRMVDEVKENADISKGISVYIASALKSTNMTLNDFCQAYLDNSVSLVGHNLLSKDETHQVLKPYYENTLNRIKKNRQLREELINNYGEEKTLLYVIVATGNIDEDVVQAQAAARAGADIVAVIRSTGQSLLDYVPYGKTTEGFGGTYATQENFRIMRKALDEVGQEENRYIRLVNYASGLCMPEIAAMGALERLDVLLNDSMYGIIFRDINMKRTFVDQYFSRMINAYSGIIINTGEDNYLTTSDAVEEAHTVTASQFINEAFAIEAHLPEKLMGLGHAFEINPQVENSFLLEIAHAELARELFPKAPLKYMPPTKHINGNIFRAYQQNAMFNMVTTLTEQKIHLLGMMTEAIHTPFISDRYLAIKNAQMVQESMKSLADEIVYKEDGMIQKRAHEVLDKANKLLKEISEEGMFNSLAKGVFAQTKRTEKGGKGLDGVFKKSNDYINVIQDQLEVFFNEN; encoded by the coding sequence ATGCAAGTGAATAAGTTAAAATTAAATCAAAATATTATTGATTCTAGTAGAAAGTATGCTGGCCTAATCGCGAAGGATGTCCAATCTTATATAGATTTACATTCTACTGTATCCGTTGAAAGAACAGTATTAAGATTGTTGGGTGTTGATGGGGTTGATTTATATGACGTTCCATTAATGAATAGAATGGTAGATGAAGTAAAAGAGAATGCTGATATATCAAAGGGAATATCTGTTTATATTGCTTCTGCTTTAAAAAGTACTAACATGACTTTAAATGATTTTTGCCAGGCATATTTAGATAATTCTGTTTCTTTAGTTGGACATAATTTATTAAGTAAAGATGAAACCCATCAAGTCTTAAAGCCCTATTATGAAAATACATTAAATAGAATTAAGAAAAACCGACAACTTAGAGAAGAATTAATCAACAATTACGGGGAAGAAAAGACCTTATTGTATGTTATTGTTGCGACAGGAAATATTGATGAAGATGTTGTTCAAGCTCAAGCAGCTGCTAGAGCTGGAGCTGATATCGTTGCGGTTATTCGTTCAACCGGTCAATCATTACTTGATTATGTGCCTTATGGAAAAACCACTGAAGGTTTTGGTGGAACTTATGCAACTCAAGAGAATTTTAGAATTATGAGAAAGGCTCTTGATGAGGTCGGCCAAGAAGAAAATAGGTATATTCGTTTGGTAAATTATGCATCTGGATTATGTATGCCTGAAATTGCGGCTATGGGTGCTTTAGAACGATTAGATGTTTTATTGAATGATTCTATGTATGGCATTATTTTTAGGGATATTAATATGAAAAGAACCTTTGTTGACCAATATTTCTCGAGAATGATTAATGCATATTCAGGAATTATCATCAATACAGGTGAGGATAATTATTTAACGACCAGTGATGCAGTTGAAGAAGCTCATACAGTTACAGCTTCTCAATTTATTAATGAAGCTTTTGCTATAGAGGCTCATTTACCTGAGAAGTTGATGGGTTTAGGACATGCATTTGAAATTAATCCACAAGTGGAAAATTCTTTTTTACTCGAGATTGCTCACGCTGAATTAGCTAGAGAATTATTTCCAAAAGCGCCTTTAAAATATATGCCACCTACCAAGCATATCAATGGTAATATTTTTAGGGCTTACCAACAAAATGCTATGTTTAACATGGTGACTACATTAACAGAACAAAAAATACATTTATTAGGTATGATGACAGAAGCTATACATACGCCTTTTATTTCAGATAGATATTTGGCAATTAAGAATGCTCAAATGGTTCAAGAATCTATGAAATCATTGGCTGATGAAATTGTATATAAAGAAGATGGGATGATTCAAAAAAGAGCCCATGAGGTTTTAGATAAAGCCAATAAGTTATTAAAAGAAATTTCTGAAGAAGGCATGTTTAATTCCTTGGCCAAGGGCGTTTTTGCCCAAACAAAAAGAACGGAAAAGGGTGGAAAAGGATTAGATGGTGTCTTTAAAAAATCTAATGATTACATCAATGTAATACAAGATCAATTGGAGGTGTTTTTCAATGAAAATTAA
- the kdd gene encoding L-erythro-3,5-diaminohexanoate dehydrogenase produces the protein MDKICKYGTHRVIYPLGVLPQSADKLNNNMICMDNEILIDVKTLNIDSASFTQIKNACENDKEKMAEMILDIVNTRGKMQNPVTGSGGMLLGRVKEVGKDIQKDVSVGDDIASLVSLSLTPLKIKKIHAIHLHKDQVDIEGQAILFETGIFAKIPSDIPPHIALAALDVAGAPAQVKNLVKTDDTVVILGAAGKSGVLCAYQARKSAGPNGKVIGIIHHDTHQKELEALNICDHIVIGDAKRPMEIYDIVMNLTNNEGSDVTINVVNVPNTEMATILPTKASGTVYFFSMATSFTKAALGAEGIAAEALMIIGNGYTKNHDQITLDILRESKAMYQLFEKRYGKENQ, from the coding sequence ATGGATAAAATTTGTAAATACGGAACACATAGAGTTATATATCCTTTAGGTGTATTGCCGCAATCAGCGGATAAATTAAATAATAATATGATTTGTATGGATAATGAAATATTAATCGATGTTAAAACCTTAAATATAGATTCAGCTTCATTTACACAAATCAAGAATGCTTGTGAAAATGACAAAGAAAAAATGGCTGAAATGATTTTAGATATTGTAAATACTAGAGGGAAAATGCAAAATCCAGTTACTGGTAGTGGCGGAATGTTATTAGGAAGGGTAAAAGAAGTTGGTAAAGATATACAAAAAGACGTATCAGTTGGTGATGATATAGCTTCTTTAGTGTCTCTATCATTAACCCCTTTAAAAATAAAAAAGATTCATGCCATTCATTTACATAAAGACCAAGTCGATATAGAAGGCCAAGCCATTCTTTTTGAAACAGGCATATTTGCAAAAATACCTAGCGATATACCTCCGCATATTGCTTTAGCGGCTTTAGATGTTGCTGGTGCACCTGCCCAAGTTAAGAACTTGGTTAAAACAGATGATACTGTAGTGATTTTAGGGGCTGCAGGAAAATCTGGTGTTTTATGTGCTTACCAAGCCAGAAAAAGCGCTGGACCTAATGGAAAAGTTATTGGTATCATTCATCATGATACCCATCAAAAAGAGTTAGAAGCATTGAATATTTGTGATCATATTGTTATTGGTGATGCAAAAAGACCTATGGAAATATATGATATCGTTATGAACTTAACCAATAATGAAGGATCTGATGTAACGATTAATGTTGTTAATGTTCCGAACACAGAAATGGCAACTATATTACCAACCAAAGCTTCGGGAACAGTATATTTCTTCTCTATGGCTACGTCATTTACTAAAGCGGCTTTAGGAGCTGAAGGTATTGCGGCTGAAGCCTTAATGATTATTGGTAATGGATACACTAAAAACCATGATCAAATTACTTTAGATATCTTAAGAGAATCTAAGGCAATGTATCAATTATTTGAGAAACGTTACGGAAAGGAAAATCAATGA